The Cucurbita pepo subsp. pepo cultivar mu-cu-16 chromosome LG05, ASM280686v2, whole genome shotgun sequence nucleotide sequence TATGGCTTTATAGTAGAAATAGCTCAACAATTCAAGAACGAACCTTTTGGTTTAGGAACAAGATGTGGGCTCCATATATATCCATGTGGCACATTGGATTCAGAGGCATGTGAACCACTTAAATAAGTGACTGGACGTAGCTTcagctttttctttctaagaTCATTAATCATGTCCCGTATCCCAAGCCAAATTAAGGAATCTACAATTTGATATGAGAGctgaaaattacaaaaggtCAAAACTCAAACTAAATTTGGTTAAAATGGGATGaaggttaaagaaaaaaagttgataTGATGTGTGTGCACATGCGTGTTAGGCAAAAGGCAATGCATAATTGAATTACCCGATAGCCAGCTTGTTGCTTGACACGTGATAAAGGATGTGGAAATTCACTTGTTGGCCTGGCAAGAGGACGAAATAATGAATTGTAACACCNaaaaaaaaaaaaaaaaaaaaaaaaggaaagcaaaACGGCATGCACACAAGTTGGAGAAGATGACCATACAGCCAACGATTAATTTCTCAGCCTTCTCTTTAACGAATTTGAAGCTAGCAATTTTCATCAGGTTTATTGTTTTGACATAATTTAGGGCATATTAAggaattttggagaaatttgGAATAACCTCAGGTTTATTGTTTGTGTCATAGAGTGCTAGTTATGATTTCCATAGACTATGAGTTACTATTTCGCGTATTTTGGTCCTAGCACCTAGTTGTGAGTTCCATAGCCTCCTTGGGTTGACTAGGGACCTTGTAGGGACGGATAGGGTGAACTAACCAACAGAGAGTAGAGTCTACTTGTTACACATGGCTTAGTTGTCACCCATAGAGCATTTCAGCAGTCATAGAGGGTATACTACTAAAGTACCTACAGTGGTGCCTAGTGGGGAGAGCCATGGCCTTTTTATTGTTCTAGCTTGAGCGGCGTAATAACAGGTAGCTTTACTGTTTTTGCCTGAATCTAAGACAGGTCGTTTTACTATTCTAACCTGACGAGGGTACATGAGCAGGTAGTTTACTGTCCCAGCCTGGAAAGGGCATAATGACAGGTAGTTTTACTATTCTAACCCGATAAAGGTACATGAGCAGGTAGTTTACTGTTCCAGTTTGGAAAGGGCATAGTGACAGGTAGTGTACTGATCTTAGGAATAAGTAGATGTTGTCTAGCACCACTAGGGAGAATCTACTAATTAGAGCTCAGTAAGCCGATATGCATAGAGTATGGTCACCGTTTAGAGCAAAAAGGGCCTCACTAGACTTATGAGTAGTACCCTAGGGTCCTTCCATGGGCCACAGTGACTTGAGGCGCACTTTTCGCAAGACTAACTAAGGACCTAGACATTTATGAAACCTAGAGCCATCAGAAAACATAAAACCCCTGGAATGTGAACCTAAGAGGGATTGAATACTCCTTAAAGGAGGTATGTGGAAGGTTAGTTACACAGTGACCTATAAAGTTTGGTACAAACATTAAGCCACACTTTAGCTATCGCTAGGAATAGTTATGAACACATAGCCTAAGTTTTCATATATTCCATTAAGTCCGACAAGAGCCTAAATGTAGAGATTGTTTACTTCTACTCATTCTttgttattctatttttttcaaatggagTGTAGACCACTGTTGATGGCAGGAGCGTGCGGAGCCGTGCAGTTGCAGGGATACCCCTTAGATTGAGTCGTCTTCCTTCTTAtcattctattattattttaaatgctaTTGCTCGAAACTTATGTATTTTTTGTAAATCGTTTTGATTTGACTCCGCAGATATTACCTTTAAACTACTTTTATGTTGGTTTTGCATGCatatttaaatctaaattCCTTGTGTCTCCCgttttacaaaagaaaattttaccGCCCTTTTTACCCTTGAGTGTACGTCACGACCTGTGATTCGTGGTAGGTCGTTACATGAATAGTTTGAACTGTCTTACAAAAACATATAGCACAAATACAGGTATTCACACAATATAACTCAATAATAGTATCTTCAGACTgtcaaaacaaaagaagaagaagaagagcattGTCTAGGGCAAACTTACGTCCACGGCATTGTGAAAAATATGTGaattggaattttaagtgCCTCTGCCACATGAGTATGTCCTACAGAAGCATTGAAGAAGTTATTGTAAACAGTTTCTTCACCAAGACAACAAATTAGATAAGTCACGTGAGaataaaaagaggaaaaaggaaaattgtgCCGGCATCTTGCAACCTCATTCCAAAATTCCTCTGCCCACGATGACAGAGAAGTAAAGTGAACAAATATACATTCCACAAATATAAAGCAAAAGGATAGTAGAATAACAAATCCGAGAGGAAGTTTTATCTCGGGGGTGAATACTACACTCTTATACTCTTTCCTTTTTACTTCTCTTCCTTTCCTTCTGTCTAGGAACTCCATTTAATAGAAACCATATGTAACAGCAATGTCATGAACATAAGAACCTAGATAGTGGACATCATCAGAGCCCAGGTATTCGAACATTACCCTGGATATTCAAGGCCGGACTAATAATGTAACCTTGATCTTTGTTTGTTCcttttaaagggaaaaaaatatagttagtACCAAGGTCTTACCGTAAGCTGGTGGGTTGGCAATGATCGCTTCTGCAACAAATGAAATACCAGTTTCAGGATCAGGTTCTTTGCAAGCTGGAAGAAGCGAATAAATGATTTCCTTCATTTGATTCCTTTGAACAGGTATTTCAGAAGGCCCCGAGGGCAAGAAGCCTTTGTTTTTTACCATGTCTGTATTTCAAAAGGGTAATATATCGGTCACagaacaataaatgaaaaccaTCGTCTTAATTCTCTAATAGAAGTAAATAAGTAAATCACATAAATATTCAATCATTTGAATGACTGTTGGCAAAATATTTGTCATTATAATATACCGACACTAAGAAGCAAAGGCAACTCATGACAGTAAAAGCAACACTTAACTTCAAAAAAACCGTATACAAATAAAGAATTGTTAATAGACAACCCAAAGGCTCCTACGATTCATAGCTCTAATGATGAATCAAATATGAACCGTGaagataaaaattgaaatgaaaaaaataatttttttaaaaaaacatagaatgaCAAAGAGACCCTTAAGGAATATACATCTCCagcaattaaaaataaaatcggtGCGCTTTCCTTGAGAAAtacgaaaggaaaaaaaacaaagatataaCAAAaacgatttttttaaaaaaaaatatatagttctATATTCAATATAGATGAAATTTCCCTGATAAAATTGTTACAAATCGTAACTTCCCAAGCGCAGAGATTCACATTCTCTAGACGTCAACACCTCCTCCCAAATATCATATTAACCCAAATACAGTACAAATAGAAGTACAAATAGAATCAGATtctcttttcattcatttttctttttcctctttttcatatttgatttcttcattcCACCTTTTCATGACTTCAAAGCATAAATACACATCCCCACACTTGGATTATTTTGgtaagaaataaaacattaattgtTACCAACTCAGTCATAGTTGAGAACGAAATTTCATGtctactctttttttctttctttttttccttttttttttttttataaaaaagggaaggaaCAAAAGTAACAAATCCTTGGCAAGGATAACATGATGTCTTCGTCATAAACTACTGAAAAAGGGAACAATGAAAGAAGCAACTACCAAATTTAATTCTACGACCTCTAATTTATCCATGCTTGAGCTCAGAACAACACTAAAGCATGAGATAAACCGTTTTAACTTTACTAATATAGATTGTGAACTTACAGCCGGCAAGAATCTTAGGATCTCCACCTAGAGCATAAAACTCCAGCCCAGCAGTTAAAACAAACtccttgaaatttgaatgagtaGCAAGTCTAACACGATGACCATAATCctgcaaatattgtcattgCACATGAGAACAAATACTATCTCAgatatattaaacaaaaatgattgattgcacattatttatatctttttgtaCAGGAAACAAATGTCACTGTCAGATGAAATATACAAAAGGAAACGAAGCTTCCAAAAAAAACCTCACCCTCAAATTGACTATTCATAGAGACACGATAATTACATATGAAatagattaaaacaaaaaaacaaaaaacaaaaaaaaacaaaagaaaagtctacaaaaaaacaaaagaaaagtccTCTTATGAAGTCTCTACCCTTGGTATAACCTTCAATTTCTTTACAACCACATCTGCTAAAAAGTTGCAAACATGGCACAAGGCGAGTATTAAACTCCCTCAATCATTCAGCCAAGCAATTAGGAAACTGAATCTCAGAAAAAAACTTCcacaaaattatttgaataaggAACTTCTAGGAAGGACCAAAATTGGACAGGAGAAGACAACCTAAATGTGGATTAAATATTGACAATAACAAGCAAGAAAGTAAAGCCTACTTTGAAACTGGTTATAGAGGCTTCCTAGAGAAGCCCACTTCTTGTGGTATAAAGTTATTGTCagtaaatacaaaaacaaaataaaaaaaaatggaagttcTATAGGTTCCAATCCCTTTTCTTCAGTCCAAGTCCCTGCAGTCACATTGCAAAGCTGGCATTTTAGCCTAGTTCTCAGGTTTTAATTTGGGATGTGGTGCCACGTTAGGTTTTGGGAGGACAGTTGGTGCAGTCCCTTGAGGCTATGCAATGATTTTCAGCAGCTCCTTTTTTAAGGAAACAGGCCTTTAtattaatgaagaaaagagtAATTGTTTCActaatgaagaaaagaagacaaacgagaggaaaagaaaaaaaaaaaaagcctccAGCGAGAGGCTTTAATCTTGATGAGATCAAAACAGTCTGTAACGAAAAGAAGTTGCTCGcaaaatttctttgatttgtttcAACCAAATATCTGGAAGAATAGCGTCGAAACATTTATCCAACGAAGCTAGCTTTAATAGGCAAAGACTTGAAACATGGTAGCTTTTATGGCATTTAACAATTAAACTCCAAATGTGAGACGGAGCAAAAGGAAACCACCTAAAGGTCAGAGGTGATTAAAACCCCCACCGGGAGAAAACTAAAGAGCTCCCAACATGTTTAAAAGTACTTAGTTAGTGAATAAGATTAAAGAAATATTCATAGAAGTTTCCATACCTGTAGACGCTTTCCAATTGCTATAAATGGCTGTACATCTCCACGTGTGCCAACAATAAGCATTACTATTTGCAAAGGTGGAATATCCTGGAGGTCTGTTTCTTCAAGAGGTTCTTCTTCAATTATATTATGATGGTCCTTTGGTTTAATGCCAAGAGAGGGTGCAACGTCTACAGGGACTTCAAATTCCACTGTTCCGTCATCTTTGACTGTGGCTATTCTGTTTAAAAATTTACGCTGTACAATTTCAAGAAGTTAGTATAGGAAAACCTTATTCTAGAAATCTTACATTAATTATCATGAATGTAAGCCTATGTTTAAAaagtttgtttataaaattttgagcGAACTACACTTTTGGTGCCTGAgatttggaatttgattttatttggtTCTTAAAGTTTCAAATGATTTAATCCCTGAAGTTTAAGAAATAGCTTTACATTGTGCCAGAATTGGTTTGACATGGCAATTAAGGCTTACTAGGCCTTCATTGACATGTGCAAGACTAAATCATGTGGCaaattttagtcattttatatttaaatttaattatgtgtcttttttattctattttcgTTTCCCCGCCATCTTTTTCCTCCCATTTCTTATCCTCTTTTTAGTATCTCACTCCCCCTCCCCACCACCACCTTCTCTGTCTTCAGTTTCTCGTCCTATTTATACTTTGGTTTTTTTTCCCCACCCCCACCCTTCTTCCTTGATGATTGCGTGggcaaacaaaaagaaaaggccatATCCAAAATTCAAACCTCCCTAACAAGGTGGATGAGTGGCTTACAGAAGGCCTTTCTGCTTGAAATTTGAGGGGTAAAGCCAAGGTGGTGGGTAGTTGCGCCTTTAGCACTTTTGTGACACTCGTGAAAGGAAAGGAATGCTAGAGATTTTGAAGATAAGACCTTACGTTTTGAGTATATTTGTAACTATGTACAAAATATGGCTTCTTGGTGGATTTCTTTACACAANttttttttctttttttttttttttttttttttttttttttttgggcggGGGTGCACTTTCCCCGGCCATTAGGTTGTTgctgtttattttttctagaTTGCCTATTTTGAGTTCGACAATTGCAAAGGTTGAGAGTCGAACCATCAACATTCGGCATAGTAATTGGTGTCTTATCCAAGAACTATGCACAAACTGGCAAGAAATTGCCTATTTACAAagcattaattaaaattcattgGTTGCATTGTTCAACCGTAATTGACATGTATCCTTGACCAAAAGGTCAGAGGTTTGAATCACCTCATCCTGCCCTCAAATCTTGCTAAActcaagaaaattattaaaattcaacgtttgcaccaaaaaaaaaaaatattcaaatataactAAGCAAGAGATATCtaaatgaaattatgttttgagaaaaatatagaGGAAATTAAAATGCTGGGACTTCTAATTAAAAGAATGGAAcagaaaagaatataaaacaTCCAAGTACAGCAGTGCAGGACTAAATTGTAATCTGAATTATACCTTACGTTAGGAAAAATAATTTGCTTCTGCAGTATTATACCTTCATATGAACAGGAACCGTGTCATCAAAAATTTTAGCTGCCTCTTCAGCAAGAAACTTATGTTTTGACGCCTCAGTCTTCGATCTTTCTAATTTATGCTGGCTCAAATCAGACTCCGACCGGTCAATGTTTGATGTTTGTACTGGCATGGTGTTGACTTTAAGAAGAGTCTTGCCAGAGATATctgaatgaaaagaaaattcaactatgctagtcatttaatcaattttgattctggaaataaaattaacgtCAAAGCATAGTTTCTCCCGTAGTGCGGTATTTGGATGAACATGACATACTTATAATAAGTAAAAAGTTGTAAGAGACACCATGGACGGGAAAATGCTATATCAATAAAATGATAGACTAATCAGTGTTTTTATAACTATAATAGTTCTATTTTCTGATCaactgaaattaaataataaaggtACGCAATCACAAAAAAGTCTTAAAAGTTTCAAGCCATCTATCTACAATACAAATGGGGAAAGGTTCCTAAGACAACGGACTACAAAAAGCTTTCCACTTGACCAAAAGAATGCTAAGGCATAGTTGGAAAAGGAAGGGTAACAATTACACCACGAACTAAAGGATAATTACAGAGTTCGAAAAACTACCAAAAGACTCATGGAATCACCAAAAATTCTGTTATTCCTTCCTAAcccaattttcaataaaagagCAGCTGAAGTTTGTAAAAGAGCCTACTTCTCCCGTTTAAAGGGGTGACCATAGAGAGTGGAGATTATAGAAGAAGCCACTTTCTAATCTAACTTTAATACAATTGAATAAGCCACAACTATAGATTGAtaatcacaatttttttattttaatttccgCGATTCCATGCACCTCAACGATTTTTACGAGACAATTGTCTACCCCTACCACATTTTGTTGTCAAGATAACTCATAGGACATTAAATCCTTATTGGGCAGCCACCATAACTTGAACTCATTCACTTTAACCCCTTTGTTATTTACTTGACCATTTGGttgattaataataaaattgtatatCACCATTAGTCTTGTCCATGTAAATATTTGGCACCAACcctcgttttttctttttatcctcCTTATCACGGTGTATATCTCAGAGACAGTTGTTCTGTGcatataaataacaaaaagttCTTTCTGACAAAAGCCACTGAGAGAAAGATACGACCCCGCACTGTACTTTAAAAGCAAAATACCAACCAAGGTATGTATATACTGTCAAGTTGTTCTTGGGCATTTGTCCCTAGCACGTAGTTCATGAACCATGACTTGAAAtctcaaattcaaaatggacATACAATCCCACATTCCCCAGCAATCAGTCCTTGGGCATCTCATTTTCAGTAAGAAATGATATTTCATTAGGATGAAAAATAAGAAGTTGCTTTTCAATAGACGTCTCCAGTGAAAACTACATTGTTGAGGGGATGattaccaaaaagaaaaaagaaacaaatttaaacCCGAGACACCACAAagttcttttgtttctctcaGTTCATGACTCCCAATTCACGAAGGATAGACAAAAAAGGATTTTGTGCCCCAAAACCTTGGCTTTATCTTGTAAGCCATGATCACAAAGGCTAAGAGAAGCCAATTTTTCACAATTCTTGGAAGCAGGATGGTGGCTAATAATCAGTGAAGATACCGAAAATTTGCACTACAAGTCCTCAACAGAGATACAAAAGAGAAACAAGTGATTTTGCTCCTCCcaaaagtaaaaatgaaaagcatGAATTCCGTTGGGAGGAAATGCACAGATTCTCTGGTTGCATCTTGTCACTGGTGTTGATCCCACCTAAACAAATAACCCATAAAAACACTTCACATGTTTTTGGAATGGAAGCTTTCCacaatattttacaaaaaatcGGCTGGACAACTTTATGACctaggaaaagaaaggaaaacagAGATTTGATTGAAAGAAACCTTGATTTTTCAAGATGCTAGGCTCTAGTACCACTGccttgagagagagagagagagagagagagagaaaaagctACCGCAATGAGAGAGCAAAGAAATTCAATCGGAAAAATCCCTGTCCAAAAAGcctctctctaattgatgGAAGAGAAACttgagaataatttttttaaacaaaaatacttCGTAAAGAAACAGATCATTTCATTGATGAGATAAATTACACAAGCCAAGCCCATACAAAAAAATTCTACAAAAGAGTGGTAAAGCAGTAaatatctttgtttttttaagaaaccaaactttcattgagaaacatgaaagaaaatacaaggCATACAAAAAAGTCAAAGCCCAACACAAAGGAGTCCCAAGAACTACACAGAGAGACTCCGGTCTAGCAAAATCAAACCAAGCtcgtaattacaaaaaaaggTCTAGTGACGGACACCTAAAAAAGGAGGTTAATTTACACCAAGTAAGAGCCATAAAAGAAACAGGTTCAAGAAAGGCATCATAGCTATTCTCTTTGTCATTGAATAGACACTGATTCCCTTCGAGTCATATGGTCAGTAGAAAGCTCTAGTGAAGCAAAGCCATAGAGTCTCCTTATCTTTGGTAATAGGGCGATCAGTGAAGACTAGGGCAAGGTGGGAATGAATCTCCCCTGGATGGACTAGCAACCGCCCCAAAACAttagatatagatatatagtTCCAAAGGTTGTGGAAAATGAGCAGTTGCTGAATAAGGGATGAGAGACTCAGCATCACTTTTAAAGTTAGAGCAGCAGCTGggagatagaaaaaaaaaaaaaaaaaaaaaaccagggAGCTTTCTTTACAACTTGTCTTTTGTTTAAGCATGAGTGACTAAGCAGCCATAGGAAAATTTTCACC carries:
- the LOC111795319 gene encoding sterol 3-beta-glucosyltransferase UGT80A2-like isoform X1: MAGTLERHPSPSLSSSEVDVSMENDARRENGSDSGSNGMVSREVRIEDGVAAKTSGEDDSPDISGKTLLKVNTMPVQTSNIDRSESDLSQHKLERSKTEASKHKFLAEEAAKIFDDTVPVHMKRKFLNRIATVKDDGTVEFEVPVDVAPSLGIKPKDHHNIIEEEPLEETDLQDIPPLQIVMLIVGTRGDVQPFIAIGKRLQDYGHRVRLATHSNFKEFVLTAGLEFYALGGDPKILAGYMVKNKGFLPSGPSEIPVQRNQMKEIIYSLLPACKEPDPETGISFVAEAIIANPPAYGHTHVAEALKIPIHIFFTMPWTPTSEFPHPLSRVKQQAGYRLSYQIVDSLIWLGIRDMINDLRKKKLKLRPVTYLSGSHASESNVPHGYIWSPHLVPKPKDWGPKVDVVGFCFLDLASNYEPPESLVNWLKAGDKPIYIGFGSLPVQEPEKMTKIIVEALEITGQRGIINKGWGGLGNLTEPKDFVYLLDNCPHDWLFLRCKAVVHHGGAGTTAAGLKAACPTAIIPFFGDQPFWGERVHARGVGPAPIPVEEFSLNKLVNAINFMLDPKVKHSAVELAKAMENEDGVEGAVKAFFKHYRSGRNTEPESETEDSTVFSIRRCFGCS
- the LOC111795319 gene encoding sterol 3-beta-glucosyltransferase UGT80A2-like isoform X2 — protein: MPVQTSNIDRSESDLSQHKLERSKTEASKHKFLAEEAAKIFDDTVPVHMKRKFLNRIATVKDDGTVEFEVPVDVAPSLGIKPKDHHNIIEEEPLEETDLQDIPPLQIVMLIVGTRGDVQPFIAIGKRLQDYGHRVRLATHSNFKEFVLTAGLEFYALGGDPKILAGYMVKNKGFLPSGPSEIPVQRNQMKEIIYSLLPACKEPDPETGISFVAEAIIANPPAYGHTHVAEALKIPIHIFFTMPWTPTSEFPHPLSRVKQQAGYRLSYQIVDSLIWLGIRDMINDLRKKKLKLRPVTYLSGSHASESNVPHGYIWSPHLVPKPKDWGPKVDVVGFCFLDLASNYEPPESLVNWLKAGDKPIYIGFGSLPVQEPEKMTKIIVEALEITGQRGIINKGWGGLGNLTEPKDFVYLLDNCPHDWLFLRCKAVVHHGGAGTTAAGLKAACPTAIIPFFGDQPFWGERVHARGVGPAPIPVEEFSLNKLVNAINFMLDPKVKHSAVELAKAMENEDGVEGAVKAFFKHYRSGRNTEPESETEDSTVFSIRRCFGCS